One window of Marinomonas primoryensis genomic DNA carries:
- the bamA gene encoding outer membrane protein assembly factor BamA — protein sequence MILPACREVYVKFVPAVLLALISVQSFAKTVEDVRIDGLVQMPSARAFDVIGFDKSESYDSDKVYQAISSLFNTGYFSDIDVYEESNVLIFDVAERPSIGNLTIEGNELIKTEDLERGLKLSGLEIGEIYKPETLNQIVQELQRQYYALGRYSAKVDITVEDMPRNRTGIVINIDEGDTAKIVHINIVGNKDFDQETLTKNFEAEETGSWNPFSSADEYAKAKIEGDINTLKSFYLDKGYLDFSVVSSQVSLSADKRDVYIVINVDEGKPYNINKVSLSGSLPIAEDRVWKQISQKRGDVFSRSEVTKIIEKISTELGDDGYLFTNVNVIPEKLENHTVNLSYQITPGPKVYVRRITFSGNSETQDEVLRREMTQFEGALATHSKIQSSKRRIERLGFFGSVDLRTRPVAGTSDQVDLDVVVQEQASGSIQASIGYSQEDGTVLGFGVSKRNFLGTGNKLSFNATRTNQTQDYSINYDNPYFTVDGVSRGFQIFYQTSDHADDDVEDYDLDEIGAGVSYGYPISDTQRLSFGMTVKESTVKLGYDPSNETQDYVNTHGDNYDDLIGSLTWSDSDLVGGVLPTDGYSTKASLEVALPVGDQQYAKLGLTSQKYWNLNSSDLWLFRLKGRLGYGTGYGDTDSLPFFENYFAGGSYSVRGYGASSLGPKNSYSSTSTNTSSALGGNILMTGTAELIFPLPMVEDHKSVRTAFFLDGGNVFTDACYSGNTECNEGIDLSEIRYSVGLSWTWITPIAPLSFNFARPLNAKDGDKTDFFQFQLGTTF from the coding sequence ATGATATTGCCCGCTTGTAGAGAGGTATATGTGAAATTCGTTCCAGCGGTGTTGTTGGCTTTAATAAGCGTGCAAAGTTTTGCAAAAACAGTAGAAGATGTTCGAATCGATGGTTTAGTACAAATGCCATCAGCACGAGCGTTTGATGTCATAGGGTTCGATAAGAGTGAGTCCTATGATTCAGATAAAGTATATCAAGCTATTAGTTCTCTTTTTAACACCGGTTACTTTAGTGACATTGATGTGTATGAAGAAAGCAATGTCTTGATTTTTGATGTGGCTGAGCGACCTTCTATCGGTAATTTAACCATAGAAGGTAATGAGCTCATTAAAACAGAAGACTTAGAGAGAGGCTTGAAATTATCAGGCCTTGAAATTGGTGAAATTTACAAACCTGAAACCTTAAATCAGATCGTGCAGGAGCTTCAGCGCCAATATTACGCTCTTGGTCGTTATAGTGCCAAAGTGGATATAACTGTGGAGGATATGCCTCGTAACCGGACTGGTATTGTTATCAATATCGATGAAGGTGATACAGCGAAAATAGTCCATATAAACATTGTTGGTAATAAGGATTTCGACCAAGAAACGCTTACGAAAAACTTTGAGGCGGAAGAGACAGGGTCTTGGAATCCCTTTAGCTCTGCAGATGAATACGCAAAAGCGAAGATAGAGGGTGACATAAATACTTTAAAAAGCTTTTATTTAGACAAAGGCTATTTAGATTTTAGTGTCGTTTCTAGCCAGGTGAGTTTGTCTGCGGATAAACGTGACGTTTATATTGTTATTAATGTTGATGAGGGTAAACCTTATAATATTAATAAAGTGTCGTTAAGTGGCAGTTTACCGATTGCAGAAGATCGTGTGTGGAAGCAAATCTCTCAGAAACGTGGTGATGTTTTTTCTCGTAGTGAAGTAACTAAAATCATTGAGAAAATATCAACTGAATTGGGTGATGATGGTTATTTGTTTACTAACGTGAATGTGATTCCAGAAAAACTAGAGAACCATACCGTTAACCTTAGTTATCAAATTACTCCTGGTCCCAAAGTCTATGTTCGCCGCATCACGTTTAGTGGTAATAGTGAAACACAAGATGAAGTATTACGCCGTGAAATGACGCAATTTGAAGGGGCTTTGGCAACGCACTCTAAAATACAATCTTCCAAACGTCGTATCGAGCGCCTTGGTTTTTTCGGAAGTGTTGATTTAAGAACACGTCCTGTTGCTGGCACCTCTGATCAGGTTGATCTTGATGTCGTTGTACAAGAGCAAGCCTCCGGTAGTATCCAGGCGAGCATTGGCTATTCGCAAGAAGATGGTACTGTGCTTGGATTTGGTGTCTCTAAGCGTAACTTTTTAGGGACAGGGAATAAACTGTCTTTTAATGCAACACGTACAAATCAAACGCAAGATTACTCTATTAATTACGATAACCCATATTTTACTGTAGATGGTGTGAGTCGTGGTTTCCAAATTTTTTATCAAACCAGTGATCATGCTGATGATGATGTGGAAGATTATGACCTTGATGAAATTGGTGCTGGAGTAAGCTACGGTTATCCGATTTCTGATACACAGCGCCTGTCTTTTGGCATGACGGTGAAAGAAAGTACGGTAAAATTAGGGTATGACCCATCCAATGAAACTCAAGATTATGTCAATACGCATGGCGACAATTACGACGATTTAATTGGCAGCTTAACGTGGAGTGACAGCGATTTAGTGGGTGGTGTATTACCAACGGATGGTTACTCAACCAAAGCTTCTTTGGAAGTTGCGTTGCCTGTGGGCGATCAGCAATATGCCAAGCTTGGACTCACGTCGCAAAAATACTGGAATTTAAACAGTTCTGATCTGTGGTTGTTCCGGCTAAAAGGCCGTTTAGGTTATGGTACTGGCTACGGAGATACAGATAGTTTACCTTTCTTTGAAAACTATTTTGCTGGTGGGTCTTATTCTGTTCGTGGTTATGGGGCTTCTTCTTTAGGGCCAAAGAATTCGTATTCTAGTACTTCTACTAATACTAGTTCCGCCTTGGGTGGTAATATTTTGATGACAGGTACGGCGGAACTTATTTTTCCTTTACCGATGGTCGAAGATCATAAGTCTGTTAGAACGGCTTTCTTTTTAGATGGCGGTAATGTTTTTACTGACGCATGTTATTCCGGCAATACAGAGTGTAACGAAGGTATTGATCTATCAGAAATACGTTACAGTGTTGGTTTGAGTTGGACTTGGATCACACCCATTGCACCCTTGTCATTTAATTTTGCCAGGCCTTTAAATGCAAAAGATGGCGATAAAACAGACTTTTTCCAATTTCAGTTAGGAACCACTTTTTAA
- the uppS gene encoding polyprenyl diphosphate synthase: protein MSELDGADFDSVVGPAHVAIIMDGNNRWAKKKHLPSIAGHTAGATAVRRVVEAAARSGVEVLTLFAFSSENWKRPKLEVDGLMALFMRSLKKELKRLNEHKIRLRVIGDLSGFSSGLQKQIQSVEDATKDNNQMTLVIAANYGGRWDIAQAAKKIAELVMSGALSPEDVDEALLGQHVALADLPPPDLLIRTSGEERISNFLLWQTAYSEFVFLPVLWPDFDQQHFDDAIQVYQNRQRRYGGR, encoded by the coding sequence ATGTCTGAATTGGATGGCGCTGATTTTGATTCAGTGGTCGGACCAGCTCATGTTGCCATCATAATGGATGGTAATAATCGCTGGGCAAAGAAAAAACATCTTCCAAGCATTGCGGGCCATACGGCAGGTGCTACTGCTGTTCGCCGAGTGGTTGAGGCCGCGGCCAGATCTGGTGTTGAGGTATTAACGCTATTCGCCTTTTCTAGTGAGAACTGGAAACGACCTAAGTTAGAGGTTGATGGTTTGATGGCGCTGTTTATGCGCTCTCTCAAAAAAGAGCTAAAACGATTGAATGAGCATAAAATCCGGCTTCGGGTTATTGGCGATCTTTCGGGGTTTAGTTCTGGTTTGCAGAAACAAATCCAGAGTGTTGAAGACGCCACAAAAGATAATAACCAAATGACATTAGTGATTGCGGCGAATTATGGTGGTCGTTGGGATATTGCGCAGGCTGCGAAAAAAATAGCCGAGCTCGTTATGTCAGGAGCGTTGTCGCCAGAAGATGTCGATGAAGCGTTATTAGGGCAACATGTAGCCTTGGCTGACTTACCTCCGCCTGATTTGTTAATTAGAACATCTGGGGAAGAGCGTATTAGTAATTTCTTACTTTGGCAAACCGCTTATTCTGAGTTTGTGTTCCTTCCGGTGTTGTGGCCGGATTTTGATCAACAGCATTTTGATGACGCGATTCAGGTGTATCAAAATCGTCAACGTCGTTATGGTGGTCGATAG
- a CDS encoding phosphatidate cytidylyltransferase: protein MLLPRILSAIVMAVLFICAVFVLEESHFIVAMAGVVLLAGWEWARLSGVRSQIGRIGFSVLIGVVCFWVFNFNLQKASLYISPLLWGLALYWVVRYPAPLLWRHVVSRLLFGIFVLLTTWTALVVLKQSDDFVVWVLLLMGLIWGADSGAYFAGRAFGKRKLAKFVSPGKSWEGVIGGLVLTQVGVVIFAILSGFTLTQWSILTVIALLTSSVSVLGDLTESLFKRHEKLKDSSHLIPGHGGVMDRVDSLTAAAPIYVLLLSLAGWL, encoded by the coding sequence ATGTTACTTCCTCGAATTTTAAGTGCCATAGTCATGGCTGTTTTGTTTATTTGTGCGGTTTTTGTGCTCGAAGAGTCACATTTTATTGTCGCCATGGCGGGTGTTGTGTTGCTGGCTGGCTGGGAATGGGCTCGTTTATCGGGCGTACGTAGTCAAATAGGCCGCATTGGATTTTCTGTTCTTATTGGTGTTGTGTGCTTTTGGGTTTTCAATTTCAATTTACAGAAAGCGTCACTTTATATTAGTCCTTTGTTATGGGGCTTAGCGCTTTATTGGGTGGTGCGTTATCCAGCGCCTTTATTGTGGCGTCATGTTGTTAGTCGCTTGTTATTTGGCATTTTTGTGTTGCTTACAACTTGGACTGCCTTGGTTGTTTTAAAGCAGTCAGATGATTTCGTCGTCTGGGTTTTGCTGTTGATGGGATTGATCTGGGGTGCTGACTCTGGTGCTTATTTTGCGGGTCGAGCTTTCGGGAAAAGAAAGTTAGCAAAATTTGTCAGTCCGGGTAAATCATGGGAAGGCGTTATCGGTGGTTTAGTGTTGACTCAGGTGGGTGTGGTTATATTTGCCATATTAAGTGGGTTCACGTTAACCCAGTGGAGTATTCTCACGGTTATTGCGTTATTAACTTCCTCGGTCTCGGTGTTGGGTGATTTAACGGAAAGTTTGTTTAAGCGACATGAGAAGCTAAAGGATTCGAGTCATTTGATTCCTGGACACGGCGGTGTAATGGATCGTGTCGATAGCTTAACGGCGGCAGCGCCTATTTACGTTTTATTGCTAAGTTTGGCTGGATGGCTTTGA
- the lpxA gene encoding acyl-ACP--UDP-N-acetylglucosamine O-acyltransferase codes for MAIHPTTLIDSKAEIDSDVEIGPFCVIGPNVKIGAGSIIKSHVVINGHTTIGYNNEIYQFASVGEANQDKKYKGEPTQLVIGDSNVIRENATIHRGTVQDTGITVVGNHNLFMASTHIGHDCIVGDHNIMANFAALAGHVKVGDHVILGGYTGIHQFCQVNSFSMCGMGSMVAKDVPRYIMVSGNPAKAHGMNFEGMRRRGVASDVIRALRSAYKRIYLKGLTLNSALEELEKGDMFHIPEVAEFILSIRQSKRGIIR; via the coding sequence GTGGCGATACATCCAACAACTTTAATCGATTCGAAAGCAGAGATTGACTCCGATGTGGAGATTGGTCCCTTTTGTGTGATTGGACCGAATGTAAAAATTGGTGCTGGTAGTATTATTAAATCGCATGTTGTCATCAATGGTCATACGACAATTGGATATAATAATGAAATTTATCAGTTTGCTTCTGTTGGAGAGGCGAACCAAGACAAAAAGTATAAAGGTGAACCAACACAGCTGGTTATTGGCGACAGTAATGTGATTCGTGAAAATGCGACGATTCACCGTGGTACTGTTCAAGATACTGGTATTACTGTGGTCGGTAATCACAACTTATTTATGGCTAGTACGCACATTGGTCACGATTGTATTGTTGGTGACCATAATATAATGGCTAACTTTGCAGCTTTGGCTGGTCATGTCAAAGTGGGTGATCATGTTATTCTTGGTGGTTATACTGGGATTCATCAGTTTTGTCAGGTGAACTCATTTAGTATGTGCGGTATGGGATCAATGGTTGCTAAAGATGTCCCTAGGTACATTATGGTTTCTGGAAACCCAGCCAAGGCTCATGGGATGAATTTTGAAGGAATGCGTCGAAGAGGTGTGGCTTCTGATGTTATCCGAGCTTTGCGTTCAGCCTACAAGAGAATATATCTCAAAGGATTAACGCTAAATTCCGCGCTAGAAGAATTGGAGAAGGGAGATATGTTTCATATTCCTGAGGTGGCTGAGTTCATCTTATCCATTCGGCAGTCTAAACGTGGAATAATACGATAG
- the rseP gene encoding RIP metalloprotease RseP has product MILNILSIVVALGLLITFHEFGHFFVARRCGVKVLRFSVGFGKPIYRYVGKTGTEFTLAMIPLGGYVRMLDEREGNVPESLRSQAFNTKTVWQRIAIVAAGPIANFILAVFIYALVAILGVQSIAPKVGQIEQDTPMSQTQIQAGDELISIAGESVASWEDVNLVLAGLIGKTGTIIVRYQPDGLSSLQEDSVRLNRWLVGDEPNNLIKAFGLAPWQPLILPIIAQVVEGGAAAEAGFLTGDKVLTVNDQPVANWQQFVGLVQASPSKALAVEVQRVQGLTKLSLLPNSTEQNGKVIGYAGLAVVPPKWDESLIREQYYGPFDALFYGVAQTSKMVSLTVSSIGKMLQGLISVDNLSGPITIAKVASASADSGLQSFLKFMAYLSVSLGVLNLLPIPMLDGGHLLFFGIEAIRRKPVSEKIQSMAYRVGASLLFALMAIAIFNDIARL; this is encoded by the coding sequence ATGATACTAAATATCCTTTCTATTGTTGTCGCCTTAGGTCTTCTGATTACCTTTCATGAATTTGGTCACTTTTTTGTGGCTCGACGTTGTGGTGTTAAAGTACTGCGTTTTTCGGTCGGTTTTGGGAAGCCTATCTATCGCTATGTAGGTAAGACCGGCACAGAATTTACATTAGCCATGATTCCGCTTGGCGGGTATGTGCGAATGCTGGATGAACGTGAAGGGAATGTTCCTGAGTCATTGAGAAGCCAAGCTTTTAATACAAAAACGGTTTGGCAGCGCATTGCTATTGTGGCGGCCGGTCCGATTGCTAATTTTATTTTGGCGGTTTTTATATATGCGTTGGTGGCGATACTGGGTGTTCAGTCTATTGCGCCAAAAGTGGGTCAGATTGAACAAGATACCCCGATGTCTCAAACGCAAATCCAAGCCGGAGATGAGCTTATTTCAATCGCTGGTGAATCGGTAGCATCGTGGGAAGATGTAAATTTAGTGTTAGCAGGCTTGATTGGTAAAACAGGAACCATTATCGTTCGGTACCAACCTGATGGATTGAGTTCGTTACAAGAAGATAGTGTGCGTCTTAATCGATGGCTTGTTGGTGATGAACCTAATAATTTGATTAAAGCGTTTGGTTTGGCACCATGGCAGCCGCTTATTTTACCCATTATCGCTCAGGTAGTGGAGGGCGGTGCGGCGGCTGAGGCAGGTTTTCTTACTGGAGATAAAGTTTTAACGGTAAATGATCAACCTGTGGCAAACTGGCAGCAGTTTGTTGGGTTAGTGCAGGCAAGTCCAAGCAAGGCGTTGGCCGTTGAAGTGCAGCGTGTACAAGGCTTGACTAAATTATCATTATTACCTAATTCTACCGAGCAAAATGGTAAAGTGATAGGGTATGCTGGGCTGGCTGTAGTTCCCCCTAAATGGGACGAAAGTCTTATCCGGGAGCAATATTATGGCCCATTTGATGCACTTTTTTATGGTGTTGCACAAACGTCTAAAATGGTATCTTTAACGGTTTCCTCTATCGGAAAAATGTTACAAGGACTGATTTCGGTCGATAATTTATCTGGACCGATAACGATTGCAAAAGTGGCGAGCGCATCAGCCGACTCTGGATTGCAATCTTTTTTAAAATTCATGGCTTACCTGAGTGTCAGTTTAGGGGTGCTTAATTTGTTGCCTATTCCAATGTTAGATGGTGGGCATTTGTTGTTTTTTGGCATTGAAGCTATTCGTCGTAAGCCTGTCTCTGAGAAAATTCAGAGTATGGCGTACCGTGTTGGTGCTTCTCTTTTATTTGCTCTAATGGCCATCGCCATTTTTAATGATATTGCCCGCTTGTAG
- a CDS encoding OmpH family outer membrane protein, which translates to MKKIITAIFTLCFMSSVQATEVAVIDFRAALLASNIGQEAAKEPKQKVAEMDARLKKEQADLELLAKDLKRDELTLSEGEFKKRRQALAEHDNKVRAMAANMQRQAKALEQKLIQSLTPQGEAALKSLIEERKLDLVLNRQLSLYADADADLTDELVKRINKDN; encoded by the coding sequence ATGAAAAAAATCATAACTGCAATTTTTACTCTATGCTTCATGAGTAGTGTACAAGCAACAGAGGTGGCTGTTATCGATTTTAGAGCGGCGCTTCTCGCGAGTAATATCGGTCAAGAAGCCGCTAAAGAGCCTAAACAAAAAGTCGCAGAGATGGATGCTCGTTTAAAAAAAGAACAGGCTGATCTTGAGTTATTGGCTAAAGATTTGAAACGAGATGAGTTAACGCTTTCGGAAGGTGAATTTAAAAAACGTCGTCAAGCACTGGCAGAGCATGATAATAAGGTGCGAGCAATGGCGGCTAATATGCAACGCCAAGCGAAAGCGTTAGAGCAAAAGCTAATACAGTCTTTAACGCCTCAAGGCGAAGCTGCGTTGAAATCTTTAATCGAAGAGCGCAAGTTAGATTTAGTTTTGAACAGACAATTAAGTTTATACGCTGATGCTGACGCGGATCTTACCGATGAATTGGTGAAACGTATTAATAAGGACAACTAA
- the ispC gene encoding 1-deoxy-D-xylulose-5-phosphate reductoisomerase, whose protein sequence is MQGICLLGATGSIGQSTLDIIAQHPDKFVLINASANESVDKMAEICRRFKPQRAVMGSEKACNELAQQCQGLATSFEWGEAALESIASDSAVDQVMAAIMGFAGLKPTLAGVRAGKRTLLANKESLVTAGRLFMDEVARHDVTLLPIDSEHNAIYQSLPQTSSGAHKQDVSKIILTASGGPFRTWSLDDMSSVTPAQACKHPNWSMGQKISIDSASLMNKGLELIEACWLFDVTPNEVDVVVHPESIIHSMVSYRDGSVIAQMGNPDMKIPIAYGMSWPDRVETNVAPLNLIDVARLNFESPDLLRFPNLKLAADAWFMGGTAMAVLNAANEIAVAAFLNHQIGFLDIAKLNEQVLTVANIVAVNTLDDVFEADRYSRHLALDMISRGKFS, encoded by the coding sequence ATGCAAGGTATTTGTTTATTGGGTGCAACAGGGTCAATTGGCCAAAGTACGCTAGATATTATTGCACAGCATCCGGACAAATTTGTTTTGATCAATGCATCAGCGAACGAAAGTGTGGACAAAATGGCAGAAATTTGTCGCCGTTTTAAGCCGCAGCGTGCGGTGATGGGATCCGAAAAAGCGTGTAATGAATTGGCTCAGCAGTGCCAAGGTTTGGCAACGTCATTTGAGTGGGGAGAGGCTGCTTTAGAAAGTATTGCTTCTGATTCTGCTGTTGATCAGGTGATGGCGGCCATTATGGGGTTCGCTGGCCTTAAGCCTACGTTAGCGGGCGTTCGTGCTGGCAAGCGTACATTGCTGGCGAATAAAGAATCTTTGGTCACGGCGGGAAGACTGTTCATGGATGAAGTGGCGCGTCATGATGTTACGCTTCTTCCAATAGACAGTGAGCACAATGCGATTTATCAAAGTTTGCCGCAGACTTCTTCCGGCGCTCATAAGCAGGATGTGTCAAAGATTATTCTGACTGCATCCGGCGGGCCCTTTAGGACGTGGTCTTTAGATGATATGAGCTCGGTGACACCAGCGCAGGCGTGTAAACATCCAAACTGGTCAATGGGGCAAAAGATATCTATTGACTCCGCTTCCTTGATGAATAAAGGGTTGGAGTTGATCGAAGCCTGTTGGTTATTTGATGTAACACCAAATGAGGTGGATGTGGTTGTTCACCCGGAAAGTATTATTCATTCTATGGTGTCATATCGCGATGGGTCGGTGATTGCTCAGATGGGAAACCCTGATATGAAGATCCCGATTGCGTATGGTATGAGTTGGCCAGACAGAGTCGAGACAAACGTGGCTCCGTTGAATTTAATTGATGTCGCGCGTTTGAATTTTGAGTCTCCTGATTTGTTGCGTTTCCCCAATTTGAAGTTGGCTGCTGATGCCTGGTTTATGGGAGGGACGGCCATGGCGGTATTGAATGCAGCGAATGAGATTGCCGTGGCAGCTTTTTTGAACCACCAGATTGGCTTTCTTGATATTGCAAAATTGAATGAACAGGTTTTGACTGTCGCAAATATTGTGGCGGTGAATACGCTTGATGATGTTTTTGAAGCGGATAGATATTCTCGCCACTTGGCACTGGATATGATTTCTCGCGGTAAGTTTTCATGA
- the lpxD gene encoding UDP-3-O-(3-hydroxymyristoyl)glucosamine N-acyltransferase → MSHTLGQLAAKVQGVVKGDSDLLIKKLGTLKDATECELSFLANSKYQNQLASSSAGAVLVKTEALAQLVENAIVVSNPYLAFAQLSHLFVPPVQCWSGVHPSAVISPKATIADGVVVGPNVVIDDDVNIAEGCAIGAGCVIGRGVKIGKGTRLYPNVTFYHDVVVGEACIFHSSAVIGADGFGFAPKEGGWEKIDQLGSVVIGDNVEIGASTTIDRGAIENTLIGHGVKIDNQVQIAHNVVIGDNTAIAASTAIAGSTKIGSFCTVSGGVCIAGHLTLADNVHITGMSMISNSIAEAGSYSSGMGMEPTAKWRRTVARVRRIDDMAKQFLQLKQQVNKFLEKVDNK, encoded by the coding sequence ATGAGCCACACGCTAGGGCAATTGGCTGCTAAGGTGCAAGGTGTTGTTAAGGGAGACAGTGATCTTCTGATTAAAAAATTAGGCACACTGAAAGACGCAACAGAATGCGAGCTCAGTTTTTTAGCAAATTCTAAGTACCAAAATCAGCTTGCCTCTTCGTCCGCAGGTGCTGTTCTGGTGAAGACTGAGGCGCTGGCTCAACTGGTTGAAAATGCCATTGTTGTATCAAACCCTTACCTAGCGTTTGCTCAGTTATCTCATTTGTTTGTGCCGCCCGTTCAATGCTGGTCAGGTGTTCATCCAAGCGCTGTTATTTCCCCTAAGGCGACCATTGCCGATGGTGTGGTTGTCGGCCCTAACGTTGTTATTGATGATGACGTAAATATCGCCGAAGGTTGTGCTATAGGTGCAGGGTGTGTCATTGGTCGTGGTGTTAAAATAGGTAAGGGCACACGTTTATACCCTAATGTCACCTTCTACCACGATGTCGTTGTCGGTGAAGCGTGTATTTTTCATAGCAGCGCGGTTATCGGAGCGGACGGTTTTGGTTTTGCTCCAAAAGAAGGGGGCTGGGAAAAAATTGATCAGCTAGGGTCGGTTGTCATTGGTGACAATGTTGAGATAGGGGCTAGTACAACAATTGACCGTGGTGCAATCGAGAATACCCTAATTGGGCACGGTGTAAAAATTGATAATCAAGTTCAAATTGCTCATAACGTGGTAATTGGTGATAATACAGCGATTGCCGCGAGTACCGCGATAGCCGGCAGTACAAAAATTGGTTCTTTTTGTACTGTTTCAGGAGGTGTTTGCATTGCAGGGCATTTAACGCTTGCTGATAACGTTCATATTACTGGTATGAGTATGATAAGTAATTCTATTGCAGAAGCTGGTTCTTACTCTTCTGGAATGGGAATGGAACCAACCGCAAAATGGCGTCGAACGGTTGCTAGAGTCAGAAGAATAGACGATATGGCAAAGCAGTTTTTACAATTGAAACAACAGGTTAATAAGTTTTTAGAGAAGGTTGATAATAAATGA
- the lpxB gene encoding lipid-A-disaccharide synthase has translation MKVMSPIRYVVVAGEASGDILGANLIAHLKILQPNAIFEGIGGPLMEAQGFKTVVPMDRLSVMGLVEVLARLIELLGIRKRLYQSCLDNPPTAFIGIDSPDFNMPLARKLKKSGIPTVHYVSPSVWAWRQKRIFNIKKSVDLMLALFPFELPIYHEHNIPIVCVGHTLADEIPLDSDALEARDTLNLGPINGPVFGILPGSREGEVSRLAPLFVETMKRIKQKEPDAVFLMPAANAARRVQIESILEGANAEAILIDGQSRTVMAASDAILLASGTAALEAMLVKRPMVVSYRVNKVTYAIMSRMIKVPYVSLPNLLANEALVPELLQDAATPDNLATRLLQTWRSFNGDKTIQAKYLNLHKMLRKNAGETAAKAIISMLEEKAK, from the coding sequence ATGAAAGTGATGTCTCCGATACGTTATGTTGTAGTCGCAGGTGAGGCTTCAGGTGACATTTTAGGCGCTAATCTGATTGCTCATTTAAAAATATTGCAACCCAATGCTATTTTTGAAGGAATTGGTGGGCCGTTAATGGAGGCTCAAGGCTTCAAGACGGTTGTGCCAATGGATCGATTATCCGTAATGGGGCTGGTTGAAGTGTTGGCGCGTTTAATAGAGCTTCTTGGTATACGTAAACGTTTGTATCAGTCCTGCTTAGATAACCCACCAACGGCCTTTATAGGCATAGATTCCCCTGATTTTAATATGCCTTTAGCAAGGAAATTAAAAAAATCTGGTATTCCAACCGTGCACTATGTCAGTCCTTCTGTCTGGGCATGGCGTCAAAAACGCATTTTTAACATCAAAAAATCGGTTGATTTGATGTTGGCGCTATTCCCGTTCGAGCTGCCTATCTATCATGAACACAATATTCCTATTGTTTGTGTTGGTCATACGTTGGCCGATGAAATACCCCTAGATAGTGATGCTCTTGAAGCAAGAGATACGCTTAACTTAGGCCCAATTAATGGACCTGTGTTTGGTATTTTGCCTGGTTCTCGCGAAGGTGAAGTGTCTCGTTTAGCACCTCTTTTCGTAGAAACAATGAAGCGGATTAAGCAAAAAGAACCCGATGCTGTTTTCTTGATGCCAGCGGCTAATGCGGCAAGACGAGTGCAAATAGAGTCGATACTTGAGGGAGCTAATGCAGAAGCCATTCTTATTGACGGTCAATCGCGTACTGTTATGGCCGCATCTGACGCTATTTTATTGGCATCAGGGACGGCGGCTCTTGAAGCCATGCTGGTGAAACGTCCTATGGTCGTGTCTTATCGGGTCAATAAAGTGACTTATGCCATCATGTCTCGAATGATTAAGGTGCCTTATGTTTCTTTGCCTAATTTATTGGCGAATGAGGCCTTAGTTCCTGAGCTACTTCAAGATGCCGCGACGCCAGATAATTTAGCTACACGATTGCTGCAAACTTGGCGATCTTTTAATGGTGATAAAACCATTCAAGCTAAGTATCTTAATTTGCATAAAATGTTACGAAAAAATGCTGGAGAAACGGCGGCGAAAGCGATTATTTCTATGCTTGAAGAGAAAGCGAAATGA
- the fabZ gene encoding 3-hydroxyacyl-ACP dehydratase FabZ yields MMDVNEIRQYLPHRYPFLLVDRVIELNLNESIIAYKNVTINEPFFNGHFPNHPVMPGVLIIEAMAQAAGILGFKTMDKKPEDGSIYYFVGSDKARFKRPVVPGDRLQLEAKIVTEKRGIWKFECRATVDGELACSATILCADRKI; encoded by the coding sequence ATGATGGACGTAAATGAAATTCGCCAATACTTACCTCATAGGTATCCGTTTCTATTGGTGGATCGTGTTATTGAACTGAACTTAAACGAGTCCATTATAGCGTATAAAAATGTCACCATTAATGAACCATTCTTTAATGGGCATTTTCCAAATCATCCAGTCATGCCTGGTGTTTTGATTATTGAGGCAATGGCTCAAGCGGCTGGTATTCTTGGTTTTAAAACCATGGATAAAAAACCAGAAGATGGTTCGATCTATTACTTTGTTGGCTCTGATAAAGCACGTTTTAAGCGTCCAGTTGTACCTGGTGATCGATTACAACTAGAAGCAAAAATTGTTACAGAAAAACGTGGTATTTGGAAATTTGAGTGTAGAGCAACGGTTGATGGTGAATTAGCGTGCTCTGCAACTATTCTGTGTGCAGACAGGAAGATATAG